The stretch of DNA CTGCTCAACGGTGTGATCGAGCTGGTGCCAGTCGCCAACCCGCTGGGCCTCGGCCAATTGCTGCAAGGCAATCATCAGGGGCGTTTCGAGGCGGGCAGCGGCAAGAATTTCAACCGCGATTTCGTCGAGCTGAGCGCGCCGGTTGCGGCGGCATTGGCTGACCGCCTCGGTGACGATCCGCACGCCAACATTCGCCTGATCCGTCAGGCCATGGCTGATCACTTGGCGGCATTGCCTGAGGCGAGCAGTCAGTTGCAAGGCATGCAGCGTGTTTTGCTGAGCCACGCCTGCACCGCCGATGTGGTGCTCGATCTGCATTGCGACGCTGAAGCCGCGCTGCACATGTACGCGCTGCCGCAGCACTGGCCGCAGTGGCGTTCGCTGGCCGCGCATCTGAACGTGCGGGTTGGCTTGCTGGCGGAAGATTCTGGTGGCAGTTCGTTCGACGAAGCGTGCTCGTTGCCTTGGCTGCGTCTGTCGCGGCAGTTCCCGGACGCGCAGATTCCGCTGGCGTGCCTGGCGACTACCGTCGAGCTGGGCGGTCAGGCCAATACCGACCGCGCTGATGCGGTGGCGTGGGCCGAAGGCATTCTGGGGTTCCTTGCCGAGCAGGGCTTGATCACCGGTGAGTGGCCGAACCCGGCACACGAAGCCTGTGAAGGCATGCCGTTCGAAGGCACTGAATTGCTGTTGGCACCGCACCCCGGAGTGGTGAGCTTTTTGCGTAAACCCGGCGAGTGGGTCGAAGCCGGGGATGAGATTTTCGAAGTGATCGATCCTGTGTCCGATCGGGTCAGCACGGTATGTGCTGGTACCTCCGGGGTGCTGTTTGCCATTGAACGGCTGCGCTATGCCCAACCCGGTTTCTGGCTGGCCAAGGTGGCGGGGCGCGAAGCGCTGCGTCACGGGCGCTTGCTCAACGACTGACTGACTGTTTTTGTGAGAACCGACCGCATGTACAAACTTGAAGTCCAAGACCTGCATAAACGCTATGGCAGTCACGAAGTGCTCAAGGGCGTGTCCCTGAAAGCGGCAGCCGGCGATGTGATCAGCATCATCGGCTCCAGTGGCTCCGGCAAAAGTACTTTCCTGCGTTGCATCAACCTGCTCGAACAGCCGCACGCGGGCAAGATCCTGCTCAACAACGAAGAGCTGAAACTGGTGGCGAACAAGGATGGCGCGCTGAAAGCCGCTGATCCGAAACAGCTGCAACGCATGCGTTCGCGCCTGTCGATGGTGTTCCAGCATTTCAACCTGTGGTCGCATATGACTGCGATTGAAAACATCATGGAAGCGCCGGTCCACGTACTCGGCGTATCCAAGGCCGAAGCTCGCGAGAAGGCCGAGCACTACCTGAACAAGGTCGGCGTGGCGCATCGTAAAGACGCGTTCCCTGGACACATGTCCGGTGGCGAGCAGCAGCGTGTGGCGATTGCCCGTGCGCTGGCGATGGAGCCGGAAGTGATGCTGTTCGACGAACCGACGTCGGCCCTCGACCCGGAGCTGGTCGGCGACGTGCTTAAAGTGATGCAAGCGCTGGCTCAGGAAGGTCGCACCATGGTCGTGGTGACGCACGAAATGGGCTTTGCCCGTGAAGTGTCGAACCAGTTGGTGTTCCTGCACAAAGGTGTTGTTGAAGAGAGCGGCAACCCGCGCGAAGTGCTGGTCAATCCGCAATCGGAGCGTTTGCAACAATTCCTCTCGGGCAGCCTTAAGTAATCGCTGCCGTTATGCACCCAATTAGGTCATGCTTCGCGACCTGAAGACTGGCTCGGTCCCCCCCTGTGGGAGCGGGCTTGCTCGCGAAAGCGGTCGATCAGTCAACATCATTGCTGTCTGAACCACCGCTTTCGCGAGCAAGCCCGCTCCCACAATGGACCTGCGACAGCTTCGATTACGGGCTAGCATTGGCCCATGCCTTCATCACCGTTCTTCGTTTCGGATTGCCCGCCCATGACTGCCCATCGAATTGGTTTCCTGATTTGGCCCAGCACTAAAGCTCTGACGCTGGCGCTGGCGGAGGAGGCCTTGCGCGTTGCTCAGCGGGTACACCCGGAGGTGGTTTATGAACTGTCGTTCCTGCAGGCCGAAGCCGTGACAGAAACGGCGGCCGCAGGTGCCTGGCAACTGCCCGGCGAGGCCTGGACCGGCAAGCTGGAAAATTTCCAGAAACTGTTCCTGCTCGCTGACGAGCCGCCGACCACTCTGGCTCCGGCGCTCAGCAGCGCGCTCAAGCAACTGGTGCGTGCCGGTTGCGTGATCGGTGGGTTGTCGGCCGGTGTCTATCCGCTGGCGCAGCTTGGTTTGCTCGACGGTTACCGCGCGGCCGTGCACTGGCGCTGGCAGGACGATTTCGCCGAACGGTTCCCGAAAGTCATCGCCACCAGCCATCTGTTCGACTGGGATCGCGATCGCCTGACCGCGTGTGGCGGCATGTCGGTCCTCGACTTGCTGTTGGCGGTGCTGGCCCGTGATCACGGGGCGGAACTGGCCGGTGCGGTGTCCGAAGAACTGGTGGTCGAACGCATCCGCGAGGGCGGCGAGCGCCAACGTATTCCATTGCAGAACCGCCTCGGTTCCAGCCATCCGAAGCTCACCCAGGCGGTGCTGCTGATGGAAGCCAACATTGAAGAGCCGCTGACCACCGACGAAATCGCCCAGCACGTGTGCGTATCCCGTCGGCAGTTGGAACGAATCTTCAAGCAATACCTCAACCGCGTGCCGAGCCAGTACTACCTGGAACTGCGCCTGAACAAGGCCCGGCAGATGTTGATGCAAACCAGCAAGTCGATCATCCAGATCGGCCTGTCCTGCGGTTTCTCTTCGGGGCCGCATTTCTCCAGCGCCTACCGCAACTTCTTCGGCGCCACGCCGCGCGAAGATCGCAACCAGCGGCGCAGCAGCAGCCCCTTCGAGTTGTCGTCAGTGCCGCCAGAGCGCGGTTGACGCAGTCCGCCCCCCCTGACAGTCATTCATCGACCCCGGAATCCTCGGAAGTAGATACCTCCATTTCCGCGCGCTCGATGACTTCCTCCACGCCAAAATCGATGCGGTGGTTTCTGAAGTAGGCGATCAGTCGTTGAAGGCTGATTGGCGAGAGTGGGTTGCCCCTGAGGCTGAACTTTTCGGCGCGCTCCACTGGCAGCTCCAGAATATCGCTGGGAACCTCAGCGATCGCGTTGTCACTCAGGTCGGCGATTTCCAGATGTTCGAGTTGCAGCAAGCCCGGTGGCAGTTCGGTGATGCCGGTGTTGTCCAGCATCAGGGTCGTCAAGTCAGTCATCTGGCTGACATCCGGTGCCTCGCCCAGTGGATTATCACTCAGGTCCAGATGATCCAGGCGTTCCATTTGCGCAAGCGCCAATGCTGTTTGGCGTGTGAGCGTGAGGTCGCATTGCGAGAGTGACAAATGGGTCAGCTCAGCCATGCGAAAGACTGCCGGCGGGATGTCCTCGAGTCGGTATTGATAAATCGTCAGGCCCCGCAGACTGGCGAACGTCTCCACGAACTGCTCAACCCCGAACGTCTGGCCCGGGCGGCTTCTCAGGTACAGGTGCGTGACATGGCTGAAGTCGGCATCGAGCGCAGGCAGATGACCGGTGATGATCGTCGGTAAATTCAGGTCATGAAGTGGCTGACGGTTCTGATCCAGCTCATCAAGCTCGGTTTCCCGGCGCCAGCACTGTTCTACGAGGGATTTGAACTCATGACGTGCCGCGTACTCGTTCAATAGTTCCTCGATCGTGAAGGGCTCGCCACTGATCGGGTGCAGGGGCGGATGGTCGATCGCCCAGGTGGCGAGGTTGGTGCTCAAGGCACTGTATTCGCTTTCAAGCCGTGCAAGCTCGACTCGCCCCTCGGCCAGAGTGCCGGGCAGGAGATAAAAAAACTCACTGGCCTGTTCCTGGTCCATGCGCGTGTACAGCGTCTGTACGCGCAACAAATCGGCTGGCTCGGCCAATACGCCGAAGTCCTGTCGTGTTTCGTTGAAGTAGTGCTTGATGCGTTCACGGTCGGCTGCAGCAATCGGATTACCGCCCAGATCGAAACCTTCCGGAATGTTGCCAGGAAGCTCGAACAGGATGGAAGGCAGTGACTGGATCCGGTTGTCATTGAGCAGTGCGGTTCGCAGTTGCGGACGGCTGAGGAGCCCGGTCGGGAGCTCGGATATACCGGTTTCCGAAAGGTCGATGTAATTCAGTTTCGCCATTCGTTCGACATTGGGAAGGAGTCCGAGCGGGTTTCTGTACAAGTCCAGGGTTTTCAGCTGAGTCAGGCCCGCCAGTGATGCCTGGCTCTCGGGTGTCAGGGTGATACCGCAGTCGCTGAGAATCAGTTCGCGCAATTGTGGTGATCGACTGATCGCTTCCGGGAGGCTACCCAGTTGAAAGCTGCGCAACGCCAGGCGGCGCAGCCCGGTAAATCCGTTCAGAAACCCATGTACGCCCTGAGTGCTGCCGACACCCTCGATGGTCAGGTAGTCGACGTGACTGAAGTTCACTCCCAGCTGTGGCAGCTCACCCATGATGGGCTGTGAGAGGCGCAGATCGATGCTTTGATCGGCGTCCTCGGACAAGTAAACCTGCTGCTTCCAGCAGTCCAGAATGTCGACCCTCATCTGCCGCCTGCGATGACGCTGAATCGCATATTGCTCTGTGGTGAGGCGGGCGCCGGTATCCGGGTGGGCAATGGGAATGCGATCAATCCACGGATTCAGAACTTCGTCCAGGTGTTTGCGTTCAACGATCAAACGGTTCAGTTCTCCTCGGGGGCCACTCGGATGGCGCTGCAACCGTTCGACAAACGCGCTCAGCTCTTCAGGCAGTAAATGCGGCAGCAGCCAGTGGGCATGCATCTGCAAGGTCGGTGTGTTGGCGGGGGTGCGCCGATACCCGGCTGTGCCGCCAAGCAGGCGCATGACGGCTGGATCGTAAGCGGGTTTGCGATCGGGGTTTTGCGCGAGCAGATTCAGCAGCGCTTCACGGTCGAGTGCGTGATCACCAATCAACTGCTTGAGCTTCTGCTCCTGCGTGATGTGGAGGTTCAACGTCGAGCGTTCGGTGTCAGGCAGTGCATGCAACAGGCTCCAATACAGCGACCCCGACGCACTGAGCGATTCACCTGTATTGTCGAAAGGCTGGTAGTCGCCCTGCGCGGTCAGCACCAGCACTTTGCGGATGAGGGCGTCCTGCGGGCCAATACTGTCGAGGAGCGGCCCGCTGTGGGTGTAATGCCTTATCTCGATTCGAACCGACGACGACCAGCCCGGTAGCCGTGGTAGCGAATGGAGTGCCAGCCGATCCGTATCCAGGTTGTTGCTTGTTACCGTCAGCTCCAGCCCTTCGAGGGCCCGAGCCGCACGGACTTGCAGGCCGGCCTCTCGAGTCAGGTCAACCAGCCGTTCGGAGAGTGTGCCGCGCTGCAGTTGCAGGCGTTCGGCGTCACTCATTGATTCCACAAGCGCTTGCGCCAATGCCTTCGGCACGCCGGGTTCGGCATCCATCAATGTCTGCGTCAGTGGGCCGGCGCCGCGTTGCAGTCGGTCGTAGCGATCCTCGAACAGGCTTTGTCGCTTGCGTTGTGCAAGCTCGGCGATTGTGCGGCGAAGGTTGGCGGCGCGAACCTCAGTCGGCGGTGCGGGCGTATGCAATGCTTCGCCCAATAGCGTGCGTCTTTGCGACTCTGTCAGTTGTTGCAGGCAGGTCTTGAGCAGGTCGCCATTATCCAGTCGTGAAGCTTCGATTCGTACAAACGGCACATTGGGAGCGGGACTGCGCCACAGGGTTTTTCCCTGCTGATCGATCAGTTGCAGGCCATGGTCAGCGGGCCAGTAGCCGTTATCGAAGAGCACTTGCAGTTGGGTGGCGGGATCGGCCTTGAGATAATCCTCGGCGCGGCGGCTGCCGATCTGGTCGATGAACAATTGAATGTCCTGATCGATCTGCCAGCGCTGCAGAGTGTCGGCCAGCAGCAGTGGCAGCGGTTCATGCTCGACATGCATTTGGCGCAAGGCGTTTTCCCGGCAGCCGCTGATGTTCAGCAGGCGCTCTTGCAGGTCTGCGGGCAGACGTTGCATCTGCGGGTTGCTGCGTTTGAGCAAGGTGGGGCGATCCCAGCTCAGCGGCTGATCGAGTTCGGTTTTCCAGGCACCGGTGGTGTTGTGCTTGAGGGCGGGTTTGTAAGCGTCGGGGCGGCTCGGATGGTCAATTCGATGCTCGCCTGTTCGGGGATCGCGGCTGACGATATACAGCTTTTCTTCCAGCGCCAGTAATGTCTTGCCCTGATGGGTGTGCAGACCAAGCGCATCGGGTCTGGCGTCTTTGGGCAAGGTGTCAGGAAGCTCATAAGGGCGCAGGTCGGGCTTCCAGTAGCGGCTCTTTGCGTTGCTCGGGTTGGTCGGAATGAATCGATCGATGAACGCAACGGTTTGAGCCGGCAGCATGGCGCGGAACTCGCCTGCGGCGATCGCGCCTCCGGCCACAAAAGTGCCGACCTGCACCACGGACTCCACGACCCCCATCAGGTGTTCGAATGCTTCGCGGTGCAGCCCTTCGGCCCAGTCGACGATGCCCTCGAAGGTTTCGTCGAGCAATTGGTACGCCGTATAGGCCAGCATCAATTCGCCAAGAAACGGCACGAACGGCAGGGCGACGAACACGGCGATGTTGAGCAATGTCTGCGCGATCTCCGTGAAGGAATCCCAGAGCGCCCAGCGTGCCTTGCGATCGACCGTCGCAGTCGAGATGGCGATGACGCTGGCGTCGTTGAGAATCTTGTCGAGTTTGCGTTGGTAGAGATACCCCCACAGATCACCCCGAATCGGTGTCGCGGCAACTTGCAGAAGAGGACGTGCGTTCGGGCTCTCGCGCCAGGTCGGACGTGGGTCGCCGGCGGGCACCGGTTGCCAGGTGACGGGGCCGAGCAGAGTCTTCAGTTGGCCAAAGAAATATCCCCGGTCGGCATGGTCGACGAAGCGGCTGAAGAAGGCTTGATAGTCCGGGTCGCGCAGGCGCTGCGCCAGTTCCAGGGCGAAGGCGCCGGTACTCGCGTACTCCTTGACCGGGTGCTGCGGATCATCGGGAATGTAGGCCACGACTCGCGCTGCGCTGTTCGCATCGTCAAGATTCGGGGCGAACAGCACGATGCCCGTGAGGCTGGCCTTCATCATCGTCAGTGCATGGCAGTGCCACGCCTGGCGATTGAGGCGCAAATGCTGCAAGCCGTCGAGCAGGCCGAGAATCAGGCGATGAACATCGGTGCCCAACAGCTTTTGCATGGAGGCCGTTTGCAGGGCGGCGACCAACGCGGCTTTGTCACTTGCGCAAACTTTGGGCTGCAGCACGGCAGCGACCGGTGGATTGCTGATGCCCAGGTTGTCTTGCAGATAGGCGTTATAGCGCTGGCCGATATCCAGTTCGCGACACAGGCGGGTGAAGGCCGTGATCGGCATCGTCTCGACGATGTTCGGCAGCACGCCGAACTGGCCTTCGGGAGAGGGCTGGCTGACGTAGTCCGAGGCAGGTTCAAAGGCATCATCGGCGGTCTCGCTGCTTTCAAAATTGTGCAGCGCAGCGTCCAGCAGTGAGACGGTCCAGGTGCGCGCGGCCCCTGACTTGATGCGTAGCCACGGGACATGGGCGGGCAGGTACAGGCGCAGGAAGGTCTGCCTGACATCCAGTTTCAAGCCAAAGCGTTTTTCTATCTCGGCGCGCAGCAGTGGTGCGGCGAAGGCTTTGGCGTCTTGCAGTCGGGCAAGACTTTGCTCGACACGGTTGTGTGCGGTCCAGTGCGCGGCATTGAGCGCGCGCAGCGTTGCATGCTCGTTGCGCGATGCTTGCCTGAGGCTGACAGCCAGCCGAAGGTCGGCCCGTTTCAAGGCCTCGCGCTTGTACGCCGAGGTCTGGCTCAGCCAGGTCGGAATGGCCTGAAGCAACGGTTGATAGTGTGTGTCCTGCCTGGGGAGCAGCAGGGTTTCTGACAGTGTTGCCGGGGTATCGGTGGTTGCGTGAATCATGGAGACGGCCGTTTGCCTGGGAGAAGTCCATAGCAAACACCGTGAATTGATTCGATGTGCGGTACATATATACCGCACCCCGTAAAACTCTCTTGAGTAAGATCCCCTGTACGTCTGCGCAAACGACGGCGTGCAGTTTAAACTGCGCCTTTGCGACGCTATATGTCGCATTGCCGTAAACCCGGGAAAATCCGGGGTTTGCGCTATAAGAAGTTGTCGCTTGGCGGCAAGGCCGGGCTGAAAACTGTCCTTACAATCCCCCCATCGCTCGCCAGTTTCAGGCGGGTGGCCCTCATCAGGAGACTCCGATGTCCGTTGAGCACGCTGCGGTACAACGCGCCGATTTCGACCAGGTAATGGTTCCAAACTACGCGCCTGCCGCTTTCATTCCGGTGCGTGGCGCCGGTTCCCGCGTCTGGGATCAGGCCGGCCGCGAGCTGATCGACTTCGCCGGCGGCATCGCCGTCAACGTATTGGGCCATGCGCACCCGGCGCTGGTCGGTGCCTTGACCGAGCAAGCGAACAAGCTGTGGCACGTGTCCAACGTGTTCACCAACGAACCGGCCCTGCGCCTGGCGCACAAGCTGATCGACGCCACGTTCGCCGAGCGCGTGTTCTTCTGCAACTCCGGCGCTGAAGCCAACGAGGCCGCATTCAAGCTGGCCCGTCGTGTGGCGTTCGACCGTTTCGGCAGCGAGAAGTACGAAATCATCGCCGCGCTCAACAGCTTCCACGGCCGCACACTGTTCACCGTCAACGTCGGTGGCCAGTCGAAGTATTCCGACGGTTTCGGTCCGAAAATCACCGGCATCACCCATGTGCCTTACAACGATCTGGCAGCGCTGAAAGCCGCGGTTTCCGAGAAGACCTGCGCGGTCGTGCTGGAACCGATCCAGGGCGAGGGCGGCGTGCTGCCGGCCGAACTGGCTTACCTGCAAGGTGCCCGTGAACTGTGCGACGCGAACAACGCGCTGCTGGTGTTCGACGAAGTGCAAACCGGCATGGGCCGCACCGGCAACCTGTTTGCTTACCAGCATTACGGCGTGACCCCGGACATCCTGACCAGCGCCAAGAGCCTGGGCGGTGGTTTCCCTATCGCGGCGATGCTGACCACCGAAGCGCTGGCTAAACATCTGGTCGTCGGCACCCACGGCACCACATACGGCGGCAACCCGCTGGCGTGCGCGGTGGCTGAGGCGGTAATCGACGTGATCAACACCCCTGAGGTGCTGAATGGCGTCAATGCCAAGCACGACAAGTTCAAGACCCGTCTGCAGCAGATCGGCGAGAAGTACGGCCTGTTCACTCAGGTGCGCGGCCTCGGTCTGCTGATCGGTTGCGTGCTGAGCGACGCCTGGAAAGGCAAGGCCAAGGACATCTTCAACGCCGCTGAACAGGAAGGCCTGATGATTCTGCAGGCTGGCCCGGACGTGATCCGTTTCGCCCCGAGCCTGGTGGTGGAAGATGCCGATATCGATGCCGGTCTGGACCGCTTCGAACGTGCTGCCGCGAAACTGACGCAAGCCTGATAGACCCTTCGGCGCCTGGAGTTTTTCAGGCGCCGATCAAAATTTTATGCCGGACCAGATCACCTGTAGGAGTGAGCCTGCTCGCGATTGCGGTATGTCAGTCGACTCATTGGTTTCTGACAGACCGCAATCGCGAGCAGGCTCACTCCTACATTGATCTCCATGTAGGCCCGGTTATTTCTTCTGTAAGTTCTGAGATTAAGGAGTGACACCATGCTGGTGATGCGCCCTGCGCAAATGGCTGATCTGGGCGAGGTACAGCGTCTGGCTGCGGACAGTCCGATTGGTGTCACTTCCTTGCCGGATGACGTGGAACGTCTGAGCGACAAGATCGCTGCGAGCGAAGCCTCGTTTGCCGCCGAAGTGAGCTTCAACGGCGAGGAGAGCTATTTCTTCGTCCTCGAAGACACCGCCACCGGCAAGCTGGTGGGCTGCTCGGCCATCGTCGCCTCGGCCGGTTACTCGGAGCCGTTTTACAGCTTCCGCAACGAGACCTTCGTTCACGCCTCCCGCGAGCTGAAGATCCACAACAAGATCCACGTGCTTTCGCAGTGCCACGACCTGACCGGCAACAGCTTGCTGACCAGTTTCTACGTGCAGCGCGAGCTGGTGGGTTCGCCGTGGGCCGAGCTCAACTCCCGTGGTCGCTTGCTGTTCGTCGCCAGCCACCCGGAGCGTTTCGCTGATTCGGTGGTGACCGAGATCGTCGGCTACAGCGACGAGAACGGCGACTCGCCATTCTGGGATGCGATCGGCCGCAACTTCTTCGACCTCAACTACGCCGAGGCCGAGCGTCTGTGTGGCCTGAAGAGCCGCACGTTCCTCGCCGAACTGATGCCGCATTACCCGATCTACGTGCCGCTGTTGCCGGATTCCGCTCAGGAAGCGATGGGCCAGGTGCACCCGCGTGCGCAGATCACCTTCGACATCCTGATGCGCGAAGGCTTCGAGACCGATCACTACATCGACATTTTCGACGGTGGCCCGACCCTGCATGCACGCGTTTCGGGGATCCGTTCGATCGCCCAGAGCCGTGTGGTGCCGGTGAAGATCGGCGAGCCGGTCAAAGGTGCCGGACGCCAGTATCTGGTGGCCAACGCGCAGTTGCAGGATTACCGCGCGGTGTTGCTGGAACTGGACTACGCGCCGGGCAAACCGGTGACCCTGGATCTGGAAGCAGCCGAAGCCCTGGGCGTCGGTGAAGGTGCCAGCGTGCGCCTGGTGGCGGTTTAACGCCTTAGCGAGTTTCACGGGTGGCGAAGGCGGCCCGTTTGAGGAGATAGCATGATTGTTCGTCCCGTACGCAGCAGCGATTTATCCGCGCTGATCGATCTGGCCCGCAGCACCGGCACCGGCCTGACCACTTTGCCGGCCAACGAAGAACGCCTGACCCATCGGGTCGGCTGGGCCGAGAAGACCTTTCGCGGCGAAGCCGGCCGTGGCGATGCGGACTACCTGTTCGTGCTCGAAGACGACAACGGCCGTGTGGTGGGGATTTCCGCCATCGCCGGCGCCGTCGGTCTGCGTGAGCCGTGGTACAACTTTCGCGTCGGCCTGACCGTCAGCGCCTCGCAGGAGCTGAACATCTATCGCGAGATCCCGACGCTGTTCCTTGCCAACGACCTGACCGGCAACTCCGAACTGTGCTCGCTGTTCCTGCATACCGATTACCGCACGGGTCTGAATGGCCGCATGCTGTCCAAGGCGCGCATGCTGTTCATCGCCGAGTTCCCTGAGCTGTTCGGCAACAAGATTATCGCCGAGATGCGCGGCGTGTCCGACGAAGCCGGCCGCTCGCCATTCTGGGAAAGCCTGGGGCGGCACTTCTTCAAGATGGAATTCAGCCAGGCCGATTACCTGACTGGCGTCGGCAACAAGGCGTTCATCGCCGAACTGATGCCGAAATTCCCGCTGTACACCTGCTTCCTGTCGCCGGATGCGCGCAACGTTATCGGCCAGGTGCACCCGGACACCGAGCCGGCGCTGGCCATGCTCAAGAGCGAAGGTTTCAGCTATCAGGGCTACGTCGACATCTTCGACGCCGGTCCCGCCATCGAATGCGAAACCAGCAAGATCCGCGCGGTGCGCGACAGCGAAGCGCTGGTGCTGGCGATCGGTACGCCGGGCGATGACGCCACGCCGTTCATCATCCATAACCGCAAGCGCGAAGATTGCCGCATCACTGCTGCCCCGGCCCGTCTGGCCGCCGGCACGCTGGTGGTCGATCCGCTGACCGCCAAACGTCTTCAACTCAACGCTGGCGATCAAGTGCGCGCCGTGGCGTTGTCTGCTGCTCGGGAGTCGAAATAATGAATTCGCTTTACATCGCAGGTGAATGGCTGGCCGGTCAGGGCGAAGCCTTTCAGTCGCTGAACCCGGTGACCCAGCAAGTGCTGTGGTCGGGGGAGGGCGCTACTGCCGCTCAGGTCGAGTCCGCCGTGCAGGCTGCCCGTCAGGCATTCCCGGGTTGGGCGCGGTGTTCGCTGGACGAGCGCATCAGCGTGCTCGAAGCCTTCGCCGCGGCGCTGAAAAACCACAGCGACGAACTGGCGCGCACCATCGGTGAGGAAACCGGCAAGCCACTGTGGGAAGCCGCGACCGAAGTCACCAGCATGGTCAACAAAATCGCGATTTCGGTACAGAGCTACCGCGAACGTACCGGCGAGAAGAGCGGCCCGCTGGGTGACGCTACCGCCGTATTGCGCCACAAGCCACACGGTGTGGTCGCGGTGTTCGGCCCTTACAACTTCCCTGGCCACTTGCCGAACGGGCACATCGTGCCGGCGCTGCTGGCCGGTAACAGTGTGCTGTTCAAGCCAAGCGAACTGACCCCGAAAGTCGCCGAGCTGACGGTCAAGTGCTGGATCGAAGCCGGACTGCCGGCAGGCGTTCTGAAC from Pseudomonas sp. P8_229 encodes:
- a CDS encoding M14 family metallopeptidase, with the protein product MERIDHVLPWSHLGSERKISVFRFGNGERKAYIQASLHADELPGMRTAWELKKRLGELEAQGLLNGVIELVPVANPLGLGQLLQGNHQGRFEAGSGKNFNRDFVELSAPVAAALADRLGDDPHANIRLIRQAMADHLAALPEASSQLQGMQRVLLSHACTADVVLDLHCDAEAALHMYALPQHWPQWRSLAAHLNVRVGLLAEDSGGSSFDEACSLPWLRLSRQFPDAQIPLACLATTVELGGQANTDRADAVAWAEGILGFLAEQGLITGEWPNPAHEACEGMPFEGTELLLAPHPGVVSFLRKPGEWVEAGDEIFEVIDPVSDRVSTVCAGTSGVLFAIERLRYAQPGFWLAKVAGREALRHGRLLND
- a CDS encoding ABC transporter ATP-binding protein, producing the protein MYKLEVQDLHKRYGSHEVLKGVSLKAAAGDVISIIGSSGSGKSTFLRCINLLEQPHAGKILLNNEELKLVANKDGALKAADPKQLQRMRSRLSMVFQHFNLWSHMTAIENIMEAPVHVLGVSKAEAREKAEHYLNKVGVAHRKDAFPGHMSGGEQQRVAIARALAMEPEVMLFDEPTSALDPELVGDVLKVMQALAQEGRTMVVVTHEMGFAREVSNQLVFLHKGVVEESGNPREVLVNPQSERLQQFLSGSLK
- the argR gene encoding transcriptional regulator ArgR; this translates as MTAHRIGFLIWPSTKALTLALAEEALRVAQRVHPEVVYELSFLQAEAVTETAAAGAWQLPGEAWTGKLENFQKLFLLADEPPTTLAPALSSALKQLVRAGCVIGGLSAGVYPLAQLGLLDGYRAAVHWRWQDDFAERFPKVIATSHLFDWDRDRLTACGGMSVLDLLLAVLARDHGAELAGAVSEELVVERIREGGERQRIPLQNRLGSSHPKLTQAVLLMEANIEEPLTTDEIAQHVCVSRRQLERIFKQYLNRVPSQYYLELRLNKARQMLMQTSKSIIQIGLSCGFSSGPHFSSAYRNFFGATPREDRNQRRSSSPFELSSVPPERG
- a CDS encoding dermonecrotic toxin domain-containing protein, with the translated sequence MEPLPGRNRRVVPQRAQRTSESPDEGHPPETGERWGDCKDSFQPGLAAKRQLLIAQTPDFPGFTAMRHIASQRRSLNCTPSFAQTYRGSYSREFYGVRYICTAHRINSRCLLWTSPRQTAVSMIHATTDTPATLSETLLLPRQDTHYQPLLQAIPTWLSQTSAYKREALKRADLRLAVSLRQASRNEHATLRALNAAHWTAHNRVEQSLARLQDAKAFAAPLLRAEIEKRFGLKLDVRQTFLRLYLPAHVPWLRIKSGAARTWTVSLLDAALHNFESSETADDAFEPASDYVSQPSPEGQFGVLPNIVETMPITAFTRLCRELDIGQRYNAYLQDNLGISNPPVAAVLQPKVCASDKAALVAALQTASMQKLLGTDVHRLILGLLDGLQHLRLNRQAWHCHALTMMKASLTGIVLFAPNLDDANSAARVVAYIPDDPQHPVKEYASTGAFALELAQRLRDPDYQAFFSRFVDHADRGYFFGQLKTLLGPVTWQPVPAGDPRPTWRESPNARPLLQVAATPIRGDLWGYLYQRKLDKILNDASVIAISTATVDRKARWALWDSFTEIAQTLLNIAVFVALPFVPFLGELMLAYTAYQLLDETFEGIVDWAEGLHREAFEHLMGVVESVVQVGTFVAGGAIAAGEFRAMLPAQTVAFIDRFIPTNPSNAKSRYWKPDLRPYELPDTLPKDARPDALGLHTHQGKTLLALEEKLYIVSRDPRTGEHRIDHPSRPDAYKPALKHNTTGAWKTELDQPLSWDRPTLLKRSNPQMQRLPADLQERLLNISGCRENALRQMHVEHEPLPLLLADTLQRWQIDQDIQLFIDQIGSRRAEDYLKADPATQLQVLFDNGYWPADHGLQLIDQQGKTLWRSPAPNVPFVRIEASRLDNGDLLKTCLQQLTESQRRTLLGEALHTPAPPTEVRAANLRRTIAELAQRKRQSLFEDRYDRLQRGAGPLTQTLMDAEPGVPKALAQALVESMSDAERLQLQRGTLSERLVDLTREAGLQVRAARALEGLELTVTSNNLDTDRLALHSLPRLPGWSSSVRIEIRHYTHSGPLLDSIGPQDALIRKVLVLTAQGDYQPFDNTGESLSASGSLYWSLLHALPDTERSTLNLHITQEQKLKQLIGDHALDREALLNLLAQNPDRKPAYDPAVMRLLGGTAGYRRTPANTPTLQMHAHWLLPHLLPEELSAFVERLQRHPSGPRGELNRLIVERKHLDEVLNPWIDRIPIAHPDTGARLTTEQYAIQRHRRRQMRVDILDCWKQQVYLSEDADQSIDLRLSQPIMGELPQLGVNFSHVDYLTIEGVGSTQGVHGFLNGFTGLRRLALRSFQLGSLPEAISRSPQLRELILSDCGITLTPESQASLAGLTQLKTLDLYRNPLGLLPNVERMAKLNYIDLSETGISELPTGLLSRPQLRTALLNDNRIQSLPSILFELPGNIPEGFDLGGNPIAAADRERIKHYFNETRQDFGVLAEPADLLRVQTLYTRMDQEQASEFFYLLPGTLAEGRVELARLESEYSALSTNLATWAIDHPPLHPISGEPFTIEELLNEYAARHEFKSLVEQCWRRETELDELDQNRQPLHDLNLPTIITGHLPALDADFSHVTHLYLRSRPGQTFGVEQFVETFASLRGLTIYQYRLEDIPPAVFRMAELTHLSLSQCDLTLTRQTALALAQMERLDHLDLSDNPLGEAPDVSQMTDLTTLMLDNTGITELPPGLLQLEHLEIADLSDNAIAEVPSDILELPVERAEKFSLRGNPLSPISLQRLIAYFRNHRIDFGVEEVIERAEMEVSTSEDSGVDE
- a CDS encoding aspartate aminotransferase family protein — encoded protein: MSVEHAAVQRADFDQVMVPNYAPAAFIPVRGAGSRVWDQAGRELIDFAGGIAVNVLGHAHPALVGALTEQANKLWHVSNVFTNEPALRLAHKLIDATFAERVFFCNSGAEANEAAFKLARRVAFDRFGSEKYEIIAALNSFHGRTLFTVNVGGQSKYSDGFGPKITGITHVPYNDLAALKAAVSEKTCAVVLEPIQGEGGVLPAELAYLQGARELCDANNALLVFDEVQTGMGRTGNLFAYQHYGVTPDILTSAKSLGGGFPIAAMLTTEALAKHLVVGTHGTTYGGNPLACAVAEAVIDVINTPEVLNGVNAKHDKFKTRLQQIGEKYGLFTQVRGLGLLIGCVLSDAWKGKAKDIFNAAEQEGLMILQAGPDVIRFAPSLVVEDADIDAGLDRFERAAAKLTQA